Proteins from one Juglans microcarpa x Juglans regia isolate MS1-56 chromosome 6S, Jm3101_v1.0, whole genome shotgun sequence genomic window:
- the LOC121237732 gene encoding LOW QUALITY PROTEIN: ESCRT-related protein CHMP1B-like (The sequence of the model RefSeq protein was modified relative to this genomic sequence to represent the inferred CDS: inserted 3 bases in 2 codons), protein MGNTEKLLNQIMELKFTAKXLQRQAKKCEKDEKSEELKIKKAMEKGNMDGARIYAENAIRKRTEQMNYLRLASRLEAVVARLDIQAKMTTINKSMANIVKSLESTLATGNLQKMSETMDQFEKQFVNMEVQAEFMKSSMAGSTSLSTPEGEVNSLMQQVADDYGLEVSVALPQPGNXEKVDEDDLSRRLAELKARG, encoded by the exons ATGGGAAACACGGAGAAGCTCTTGAATCAGATAATGGAGCTTAAATTCACCGCCA CTCTCCAACGCCAAGCTAAGAAGTGCGAGAAGGATGAGAAATCCGAGGAGCTTAAAATCAAGAAGGCCATGGAGAAGGGCAACATGGACGGCGCCAGAATCTACGCCGAGAACGCCATCCGCAAGCGCACCGAGCAGATGAACTACCTCCGCCTCGCCTCTCGCCTCGAAGCCGTGGTTGCTCGCCTTGACATCCAGGCCAAGATGACCACCATCAACAAGTCCATGGCCAACATCGTCAAATCCCTCGAGTCGACGCTCGCCACCGGCAATCTCCAGAAGATGTCCGAGACCATGGACCAGTTCGAGAAGCAGTTCGTCAACATGGAGGTCCAGGCCGAGTTCATGAAGAGCTCCATGGCCGGCTCTACCTCCCTCTCTACGCCGGAGGGAGAGGTCAACAGCCTTATGCAGCAGGTCGCCGATGATTACGGCCTTGAGGTCTCTGTGGCGCTGCCTCAGCCTGGAAA CGAGAAGGTCGACGAGGACGACCTCTCGAGGCGCCTCGCCGAGCTTAAGGCCAGAGGGTAA